The Populus alba chromosome 6, ASM523922v2, whole genome shotgun sequence genomic interval CTGGATCTCAATTTGTGCAGGCTGTATGCACTGTAGTTTCTATCCTGGCTTGTGTACCTCTCAGtgaacttttctttttccacaTGATATTGATCAGAAAGGTTAGTGACTGATAGACTAGAAACTACTTTCAGTTTTCTAGTACTCTTGTTGATTGCTTTAAAAACAGACGAGAAGTTAGAATCTGAAATTCAGAACCATATTTGGGCAATTTCAGCaatataaaagtttttatttgtttctgttATGTTGAATTAGGGTATTACCACCTATGAGTATGTTGTGGCCATGAGAGCAATGAGTGAGGCACCTGCTGGAGCATCTGAGTACGAGGAAATGCCAAACTTAGTATACTCTCCATCAGGATCTGCCACGACTGGCTTCAGTGGTGGAAGTTCTCTTGGTCTGCAGTACAAGGGAGCATGGTGCACCCCTCCTCGGGTATTTGTGGATTATCAGGTATTAGACTCTTGTGTTTGCCATATTCAGTTGTGTGTCATTGAGGACGACTGTGCTGATCCCAGCTAAGAATCCTGCAGAAACTTCTGAGTCTGTTCCTTGCCAGTTTTCCCACATGACATTTTTGTCCCAATTCACTCTTAATAGGAACTTCTTGCCCTTGGATCTTATCCTATGTTTTAGATATTTTCTCAAGATTTATATAGAATTTTTAACAAACTGTTAACAAatgttacaaaattattttggacAAGGTCTTAACTTTTATGGGTCTTTATGgaaattgtttgtgtttttggcTGCATCAGGATGAAGTCATACCTCACCTGGAGCCTGGGATGGTCCCATCAACTGTTGACCCAGATGCTGCTGGAGCTGCAGAAAGAGGTAGCAAGGTACCCAAACGGCCGGTTCGAATTAGTGCTTGGAAACTTGCGAAGTTAGATTCCACCGAGGCTATGAGAGCAGCAGCAAAGGCCAGGGCATCTTCCTCTGTTCTAAAGCCAGTTGATAATCGCCGTTTACCCGATACTGAATGTAGCTCCAGTGGCAATATGAGTGTCAGAAGTAGTGTGAGCACTGATATGGGGACAAACAAAGAGATCAAGAATGAGCCGAGACTAACAGCACTAGGAAACTCTTTTGCTCCAAGTCAAGGAAGCCGGGACGAGTATGAAACCGGGACTCAAAGTGTTAGTAGCTTCAGCAGCCCAAGCCATGTTCAAGAATCAGTCATGCTTAGTCCTCTACCACAAACTCAAGGTCTAGGTCGTTTTAATGCTGCAACCTCAGCCCCTGGCCTTGTTCCTGATCATCCTGTAACTTCTAAGGCTCCTTTACCTAATGCCAACAATCCATTATCCCATCCTGCGTCaggatttgatgaaaaaatcacGCAGAAGGGAAGTAGTACTGATCCATTGCTTCTTTCAGCTCCAGCTGCTTCTCTTCTTAGAGATGTCAAAAGGACGTCTGTTGTTTGGGACCAAGAGGCTGGTAGGTATGTATCAGTTCCTGTGGCAGCTTCTGAAGCTCGGAATAGAACAGCTACACAAACAGTATTGCCAAAATCCAATGCAGAAACAAGCAATGATGGTCGAAAGCCAGCAATACCACCACAAcagtcatcatcatcatcagctaAAGCTCCTGCTCAGTCATCTGAGAAGCTCCTGTACACAGGGGACTCCATTTTCTTTGGAGGTCCACTTTTGAGTGTCCCTGTTAGGGATAGTCTGAGAAATGAAGGAAGCTCGGGTTTGAGAGAGGGCCAACAGCGGTTTGCATTGAATTTACCTCGAGAGTCTAGATTCAAAAGAGATTCAATATCAAACCAGCTTCCCGTGTTTGTCCCTGGGGGTTTTGATACCAACCCCTCTTCTGGTTCTGGTTTGAGGCAGGGTTAAGGCTGAAGATTTTGACTTCTAACAAAATCTACGTGGAATTTTTCGTCCAATTATCAGGTGAGTTGCTAAGCGATGGACTTGGAGAAGAAACCCTTATGGGAGCTGCACAACCCCAGGAACCTTGCAATTTCAAACCATCATAAACCCAACCTCGTTACGAGGTTCAAGCGGTTTCTTCTTTAGAGAAGAACTTGTGATTTCAGTCATCATTTGAAGAAtgaaaatgagaatcaaggACTCTTGCCACTCCCCCTCGTTTCCAGGACATTGTGGTCAATGTTTTTCTTAGGAAGTTCTTGTTTAACCCTGTACAATCGTCTCCATTGATGAGTTACAGCAGAGTAatcaatttgctttctattcCACAATTCAATGATGTTTTGAGTGTTTCTTTATCCACCAATCCTGGTCATGGCTTTTAGTAGCTTATCAATTCATCTAATCAAACTCTGGCCCTTTTCGATATGGATCGGCAAACCGTGTATGGTGGCTGTACTCAGTCTGGAACAGTGTTCAGCTGTCTCTAGCTGTGCACTGTCCAGCTGAACGAAGATACTATCAAGTTGAACTATTTTAAGCACTTGTACCTCACAATActatggtgtttttttatttaaaagtatattaaaaatatatattttttaatttatttttgatattaatacattaaaataatttaaaaactaaaaaaatagtaataatttaaaactaaaaaaatcaaatttttttaataatatattagattgtgACACTAAATTGAAACAAAGAATACTTGGATAAACATACTTAAATAgtgtttgaaaaaattatacttttaaaaattataaaaaaaatattttaatatatttttaaataaaaattattttaaaaataatcaataccaCCTGTCTGAAATCCTACAATAATTCCACTCAAAAAGCAATGACAGACACATCACAGTCCATTATAAATCTAGTTTATGGTCTAATTTGAGCAGGCCCAGTAGTAAAATATTGATGCATAATCTGATCTCGACCTTGGGAAATAACCCCACGTGCACAGAAGTATAAACCTTTAATAGCACAATTACCAAGATCAAGATAGATAGATAAATCatagtaataaaaaatgtttgagAGATAAATATGATAATCCAATGGCTTggatttctttattaaaattattgtttttattttttaattataatttaaatcttCTTGCTAATTCATGAATTAACATATCTAACAGGCGatgtaaaaattaagttaattttcaagtttttgtatgtttaaaagtgtaattctgtttgaaattataattgtactgaagtttcaataaaattttaatattttttatattttaaaattgttttgataggataatattaaaaataaattttaatatattttcgagtaaaaatactttgaaaaataatttttattactcTCTTAAATACCTCAGTAGAagaggttatttttcaaatttttttatttaaaaatgcattaaaataatattttttttattttttaaaatttatttttaatattaatatatctaaaataattcataaatattaaaaaattattttaaagctaaaaacaaataaaaattgctGTTGGACCAAACAGGGACT includes:
- the LOC118052906 gene encoding probable protein S-acyltransferase 19; this encodes MVRKHGWQLPAHTFQVVAITVFCLLVIAFYAFFAPFLGGKIWEYVLLGTYTPVVLLVFILYVRCTAINPADPGIMSKFNSDVANKLNVKHGFSVKDLPRKFDETGSAMHSSFSSPSRSSIGPANSSKKGSVGEVERVETAVQSPTRKPSHNIGLIFCAPFIHEDCRKHGEIADQQGNREDALFCTLCNAEVRKFSKHCRSCDKCVDGFDHHCRWLNNCVGYKNYVTFISLMATSLAWLVLEAGVGIAVFVRCFVNKQSMKIEIVETLGNGFSIAPFATVVAVCTVVSILACVPLSELFFFHMILIRKGITTYEYVVAMRAMSEAPAGASEYEEMPNLVYSPSGSATTGFSGGSSLGLQYKGAWCTPPRVFVDYQDEVIPHLEPGMVPSTVDPDAAGAAERGSKVPKRPVRISAWKLAKLDSTEAMRAAAKARASSSVLKPVDNRRLPDTECSSSGNMSVRSSVSTDMGTNKEIKNEPRLTALGNSFAPSQGSRDEYETGTQSVSSFSSPSHVQESVMLSPLPQTQGLGRFNAATSAPGLVPDHPVTSKAPLPNANNPLSHPASGFDEKITQKGSSTDPLLLSAPAASLLRDVKRTSVVWDQEAGRYVSVPVAASEARNRTATQTVLPKSNAETSNDGRKPAIPPQQSSSSSAKAPAQSSEKLLYTGDSIFFGGPLLSVPVRDSLRNEGSSGLREGQQRFALNLPRESRFKRDSISNQLPVFVPGGFDTNPSSGSGLRQG